One genomic window of Kaistia geumhonensis includes the following:
- a CDS encoding RidA family protein encodes MAKLKQVYGAAHVPLSPAVRAGDFVYISGQVPTDASGAVVAGGIEAQTRQVMDNVKAALALAGCSLDQVVKTFVILSDARDFGAFNKVYATYFPSEPPARTTVEARLMIDIRIEVEAIAYAPQG; translated from the coding sequence ATGGCGAAGCTGAAACAGGTCTACGGCGCGGCGCATGTGCCTCTTTCGCCGGCGGTCCGGGCCGGCGATTTCGTCTATATCTCCGGCCAGGTTCCGACCGACGCCTCGGGCGCCGTCGTCGCCGGCGGCATTGAGGCGCAGACCCGGCAGGTCATGGACAATGTGAAGGCCGCGCTGGCGCTTGCCGGCTGCTCGCTCGACCAGGTGGTCAAGACCTTCGTCATCCTTTCCGACGCGCGGGACTTCGGCGCCTTCAACAAGGTGTACGCGACCTATTTCCCGAGCGAGCCGCCGGCCCGCACGACGGTGGAGGCGCGTCTCATGATCGACATCCGCATCGAGGTCGAAGCCATCGCCTACGCGCCGCAAGGCTGA
- a CDS encoding SDR family oxidoreductase, producing MFDLAGRHVVISGAGGGIGRALVRLFLDVGARVTACDREAALLHGLGQAETTVFELTDRAATRDALAAIIARSGTPAAVIANAGFSRAELMDDTTPEAFDSEIAVNLTGTYNFVAPVLQPMIAAGGGSIVLVSSVNGLAHFGNPAYSAAKAGLNAFARALAVEHGRHGIRANAICPGSVRTPAWDHRLEKRPDLLEEVEKHYPLGRIVTPEEVAHTALFLASPLSSGITGVSLAVDGGLTAGNRRFVAEILGG from the coding sequence ATGTTCGATCTGGCGGGAAGACATGTCGTCATCAGCGGTGCGGGCGGCGGCATCGGCCGGGCGCTCGTCCGCCTCTTTCTCGACGTCGGCGCGCGGGTCACCGCCTGCGACCGCGAGGCGGCGCTTCTGCACGGCCTCGGACAGGCCGAGACGACCGTCTTCGAGCTGACCGACCGGGCCGCGACGCGCGACGCGCTCGCCGCGATCATCGCCCGTTCCGGCACCCCTGCCGCCGTGATAGCCAATGCCGGCTTCAGCCGCGCCGAGCTGATGGACGACACGACCCCCGAAGCCTTCGACAGCGAGATCGCGGTCAACCTCACCGGGACCTACAATTTCGTCGCGCCCGTGCTCCAGCCGATGATCGCGGCCGGAGGCGGCTCGATCGTGCTCGTCTCGTCGGTGAACGGCCTGGCCCATTTCGGCAATCCCGCCTATTCGGCCGCCAAGGCGGGCCTCAACGCCTTCGCACGGGCGCTCGCGGTCGAGCATGGGCGGCATGGCATCCGCGCCAACGCCATCTGCCCCGGCTCGGTGCGCACGCCGGCCTGGGATCACCGGCTCGAAAAGCGGCCCGACCTGCTCGAGGAAGTCGAGAAGCACTATCCGCTCGGCCGGATCGTGACGCCGGAGGAAGTGGCGCACACAGCGCTCTTCCTCGCCTCGCCGCTCTCCTCGGGCATCACCGGCGTCTCGCTGGCCGTGGATGGAGGCCTCACCGCCGGCAACCGCCGCTTCGTCGCCGAGATCCTCGGAGGCTGA